TTCGATGACTCATTGGCCGAAAGGACTGGCAAAACCCGCATAAGCCTTGTCATCTATCCACGGCTGCGGCCGTGGAAACGACCGGGGGACGGGATACAGCCGTCGTGCGGTTCCGCCGGAGCTGTCGGCTTTCGCTCAGAACGACGGCCGCGGGTACTCCCTCGGCGTTCGTCGACCGCCAGCGCCCAACAGCCACTGTGCAACGGTCACTGCGTCGACAGCCACCGCACAACGGTCACCGTGTCAACAGCCACTGCGTCGACAGCTGCCCATCACCGCATCTCACCGGTCAGGTCCCGGACGACCCACCAGGCGTCGTTTCTGAGCCGTCCGTTCACGACGAGCAACGACGCGAAGTACGCCACTCCGCCGACGCCGAGCAGCAGACACAGAGAGAGGGGGCCGGAGACTCCGCCGAGAACCGCGTACAGCGCCGCGACGACCGCCATCATCGCCACTGTCGCCGCCAACTGGCTCCCGATGTCCTTCGCTACCTCCCGCGCCGGTCGGTAGTCGAGTTTCCGCCAGAGGAACAGACAGCTTCCGCCGAAACTGACGGTCGTCACGACCCCCAACCCGATGGGGCCGCCGGCGACGGCGAGGGGAACGACGAGGACGGCGTACGTCGCGATGAGGACGACCGAACTCAGCGCGCTAATTCGTGGACGGTTCGTCCCGAGGAAGTACGACTCGAGCACGCTCCGATAGCCGTTCGAGAGGTTCGCCAGCGCGAGGACGGCGATGAGGAGGTTGCCGACGCCGACTACGCCTAGGCCGCCGAGCGAGACGACTCCGGCGTTGACGCCGTAGACGACTCTGAGCAGATCGTTACCGACGACGAGTCCGCCGCCGAGCGCCGGAATCGCGAACAGCCCGGCGTACGTCACCGACTTCGCGAGCAGTTCGCGGATTCGTTCGGTGCGGTCGTTCGCTTCGAGGCGGGAGAACTCCGGGTACGACACGTTCGACAGCGCCGAGGAGAACAGCATCGCCGCCTCGGTCAAGGTGAACGAAATCTTGTACAGTCCGGCCGCGCCGGTGCCGAACAGCTGTCCGAGGACAATGTAGTCGGCCTGCTTGAACAACTGCGACCCGAGCGACTGTACGTACGTGTACTTCGAGAACGCCAGAAAGTCGCCGACGAGTTCGGTCGACGGAAAGGCAGGAATCACCCGGGCGTAGCCGAGATACGCCACGAGGAACGTCGTCAACTGTCCGAGGACGAGACCCCACAGCAGCGCGTACACGCCGTGCCCGGCGAGCAGCAGCGCGGTCTGGATGCCGACGATGACGACGTAGCGTCCGTTTTCGAGGAAGCCCGCCAGCGCGACGCGACCTTTCCCTTCGAGGAACGCACCGGTCAATCGCATGAGGCTCCACGAGAGAACCCCTAAGGGGACCAATAGCGCGGCCTCGACGTCGAGGATGCCGTTGACGAGCGGCGCGGCCGCCGCGAACGCGACAGCCGAAAGGGTCGTGCCGACGAGGACGATGAGCACCCCGCTCGTGAAGTGTTTCGCCTGATTCTCGCCCTCGCTCACCCGCTTGGTGACGGCGCTGAACAGGCCGAACGTCACGAGCGTCGCCATCGCCATCTGGAAACTCGTGAAGATGGCGTAGACGCCGAGTCCGGGCGCGCCGAGTTCCTGCGTAAAGTACACCGTCCCGGCGAACCCGGCGACGGTTCCGAAGACGTTCGCGACGAACCGCTTCGACACCTCCGCGCCGACCTTCATTATTCGAGGTAGCCGAGTTCTCGGAGGCGGGATTTGACCTCGGTCTCGCGCTCGTCGTCGCCGGCGACGCCGCCCTCGCTGACCGCGCGCTTGCCGACGAAGTCGTAGTACTCGGGGGCACGCTCGGCGGCATCGATATCCAGCGCGAACACGTCTAGCACGTCACCGTCGGTCGATTTTGGGACCGTTCGTCCGAGCGCGTGCAACACCGTCGGCGCGATG
This genomic stretch from Haloprofundus salilacus harbors:
- a CDS encoding oligosaccharide flippase family protein translates to MKVGAEVSKRFVANVFGTVAGFAGTVYFTQELGAPGLGVYAIFTSFQMAMATLVTFGLFSAVTKRVSEGENQAKHFTSGVLIVLVGTTLSAVAFAAAAPLVNGILDVEAALLVPLGVLSWSLMRLTGAFLEGKGRVALAGFLENGRYVVIVGIQTALLLAGHGVYALLWGLVLGQLTTFLVAYLGYARVIPAFPSTELVGDFLAFSKYTYVQSLGSQLFKQADYIVLGQLFGTGAAGLYKISFTLTEAAMLFSSALSNVSYPEFSRLEANDRTERIRELLAKSVTYAGLFAIPALGGGLVVGNDLLRVVYGVNAGVVSLGGLGVVGVGNLLIAVLALANLSNGYRSVLESYFLGTNRPRISALSSVVLIATYAVLVVPLAVAGGPIGLGVVTTVSFGGSCLFLWRKLDYRPAREVAKDIGSQLAATVAMMAVVAALYAVLGGVSGPLSLCLLLGVGGVAYFASLLVVNGRLRNDAWWVVRDLTGEMR